In Colletotrichum higginsianum IMI 349063 chromosome 1, whole genome shotgun sequence, the DNA window CGACATGGTCCAGTGTCTTTGCGGCGCCAAGAACTGCCGTAAATTCCTATGGTGATTAATCGGCCATCGATGGGTGCGacccgaggcggcggcaacctGTTGTAATCCACCCCAGGAGGCGGTACATGCAGTCAATTAGTGTCGCGGCGCCCAACGACCGATCGACAAGAAGCCTGACCTGGCTGGACCGTCCGGGCCGCTGCCTATGACGGGTGATTCAAACGTCATCGGCCGCGACCGTTGATCTGCCGTTTGGCGGGTAAGAGGTGCCGACGCAGAGAGACTGAAGACTGGGCCCGGATGGATACAAACCAGGGGGTGTGCGGCGGGTAAGGAATAGTGTACAGAAAGACTGGACCGGGTGACCTGGGCCAGGTGGGTGCCGAAACGGCATGACACGGAGGCTCCGTGGGATTGATGAAGGGCACGCGAGTTGGGTCTTCAGAAATAGCCGGTGCGTCCGGGATTCGTCTGACAAGAGGAATgtcagagagagagatccGATATCAAGAACGAACAAATCCGCAAGTCAATCGCAGGCAGGGAGGGTATTCTCATTATGTCATGGGAAAACAGTGACAAAACGTAATCAATGCGACTCAAGCACCACAGCATGGAGACTGGAAAGGTTGCGGATGCGGTGTTGGGAATTTGGCGGCGTATGGATCGTGTTAGTCAAGTAAAGCGACCTTGGGCCCAAAGCGGCGCGGTCAAGGAGACCGAAagccggcagcggcatctCGGTTGGGTTCGTCAAGCGTGATACGAGACATGCCGGGCCTGACTCCATTTATTGGGGCTTTGCTGCTGCAACTGTCGTGGCCGTCATTTTGTTGCCATGAAGTAACTTCTCGTAGTGTGAATGATGAGGCACTGCTACCCGTCACGGGTTGAGTGTCTTCCGGGCTTGTCCGGTCATCTATCGATCACTCATCAGTGTTACAGTGTATGAGGTGCTCGGCGGTTCGTTCAACTTGAATCAAGGAGACATCGAGCACAAAGCCAAGGGCATCCCGGAGTCAGAAGAGTGGGACGGGCCTAGAAATGCCGGGGACGACCCCTGTTTTGGGCCGACTTTATGATGGATCTCGCCAAGGCACTTATGatgaaggggggaaaaactggagagggaaggggggaaaaaaggatTCGAAGAGCAAGAGACCGCCAGGCTGGGTTTGGGCTGATCAGTTGTCTCGGTCGGTTCCATTGTCATTCACAAGCGTTGGTCGGGACAAAGAGGGGCCACGTGCGAACGGGGGGGGACTTGGACGGAATGGAATGGAGATGCTTGATTCGGGAAGTTTGTTTGTCCTGCGAGCGGGAAATATTGAAGAAAAGCGGAAAAACATGATTGACAAATTCGaataacgtacacgcatagcgagtcggccaacatagcgagccggccactccttatcgctagaaaaagccccttttctaactatttattaaaaagtagattcttaactaataaagacctagtttttagcattagataacgataagagttagattttaagaaataatagtattaaaattattatctctttctagcctatattactaagcttacctcttatctaggcctctagataagaggattactaagaacctagggttaggaagagacaataatttctacaatattatttcttaaaatctaactcttatcgttatctaatactaaaaactaggtctttattagttaagaatctactttttaataaatagttagaaaaggggctttttctagcgataaggagtggccggctcgctatgttggccgactcgctatgcgtgtacgttagggagaaaaggaaaagatATGAAAAAAGGAACGAAAAGTCGAGGTCCAGACCTCAGGCGGTCCTAAGCGAGTTTCCCATTaccaaaaacaaaaaacaagCTATCCTCTAGGGCGTCTCCAGCGTTTCTCGCAGTCGATGACCCCCCTGCCCGCTTCCCGAGATCCTCTTCTGGGGAACTGCAGCCACTGAAGGACGCGCTCCGTCACCACCGACCCGAACCtcgtccctcctccccgaggtagacacacacacacgcgcgcgcgctcgTTCACTCACCACCTCACTCACTACcaccttcttttcttctaTTCCCTACTCCCCATCTttccgcctcgtcgtccggcAATCCATCACGTTACACCAACGACCCGGTGCatcaaccaaccaaccaactaACCAGCAACGCTACAGGTCCAACACTACACAGTAACCAAGCCGGGGTCCAGACCTTCCATCGACTGTCGCCCGatcttctcctctcctcaTTTTTCTCCCGATCCATCCTTCCATCCTTACTCCTCCTCGTTTGCTCTGTCGCAAAGTCACACAGACACACGTCTCTGTGCTTGTGAATACTTGCGCCCATTCAGCTTACTGCTCACATCACCGTCAACCCCCCGACGAGCTGCACATCACCAAAACGGTCCCAGGCGATGGCACGAATCATCGCGACCTGCTAGACCACCGCGCATACATTTGCTCCTCTTCCCTTCCACCCACGTTGAGGCTCTGACAAAATGGTATCTCCACCCTGCCCCTCGTTCCTATTCCTGTACCAACAGAGACCACTTCCGCCCAACAGCCGCCACGAAGCTCTCAGACTAACATACACGTCCCATAGGGCTGCTGCGCTTcccgcctcgacgccgacggcccgTACCCGGATCCGACCAACACGGACTCCGCGCGAGCCACCAAcagcgccgtcgccgcaaCCTCTGGCTCCCGTgacgcctccgccgccgagaccacACAGACCTCCtcgggtcgccgccgcgcccgccacTCGCACATGCCCCTCGACAAGCACATCAACAAACCCATGCGCCGCCACGTCTGGGCCTCTAAGGGCCGCGCCTGGacccgcgccgccctcgaccgcgagcgcgccgacttcttcgacaCCCGCGTCACCGGACGGCCCGAGGTCTGGCAGTCCCtgcgcgccgccctcgaggtcCTCTGGGATCCCGTCGcccagggcgccgccgccgacggcaccgacggcctcgccacCGCCCAGGgcatcctcgacgccgccgagatcacCCTCCCCACGGGCGACCTCGCTCAGGGCGCCTACGACCAGTTGGGCAACTACTACCCGCTTTCCGAGTGGCTCGTCGCAGACCCCAccaacctcgtcgaggacgacgtcaccgtcgccgacgaggccctctCCACCGCAGACCTCAaggacgacctcgccggcggcgacgagaccaccgaggacctcgacgaggacgacaaccTCCGCCgcagggaggagaagggcaaggccgtcgtcgacgcccgagACCAGCTCTCCGTGCTGGCCCGCCTCAGTGAGACCGCCCGCGACGTCACCGTCAGCTTCCTCAAATCGGACACTGTCAGAGTCGTTGCGCGAAAGATCCAGGAGGAGTCAGGCGTAAGTCGGCCTGttgcaacccccccctctgtTTGTATTCCATCTGACACAAGTACTAGCTCGCCACCGCCAAAAAGGTCCGCATTGCCTACATGGGCAGGATTCTCAAGGAGAACCTCTCCCTCGTCGAACAGGGCTGGCAGGAGGGTCATGTAGTAAAtgccctcgtcttcgaccgATAGCATCATCGTGGACAGTCTCCGATGATTCAATGCGCGCCCTGGTTGTTTGTCGGCCTGCGCGTCGTCAGGACTCGCATCAGGTCCAACCCCCCTAGCCCTCTCTCCTCACCTGCAGGCGCTGGGGGCAGCGAGGAGTGAGGGAGTGTGCTGGCCACTGCCAAGTCTAGCAGCGTATTGCAGACATTAGGCGCGCACTTGAACGGCACTCATACTTCATCAGAAGCTGTCTGTGTCTGACGACTCTCAACATACACGCCATACACCCCTTTCAGCGCTCTCTCACATCTCACATGGACTCCTTATATCAGTACACCTTTTCTTTTGGTCTGATCTCtgccccctctctcctctctctttctctctctctcccagTCTGGACAAATACCCCTTCCATTGCGGTCCAAGGCTCTTTTTGCTCAattggtttttttttttttggcagGTTTCCTGGCTTTCTTATCCAGGTAAATGCGGTGTTGGCAAGGATGGGGGAGAAATGAAAGCCTTCACCCCTTTCATCCCCAAATGTCGTTGATTTGGCTAGCCGTTGCATGGCGTCTGTTTGTTATAAAAAAAGTCACCTTACTGCAAGAGTTTGTAATTCTTCTCTCTTAATTCTCTTTAGTTATTAATAGTGTTCACTACAACCAGTCTGATCTGCCACTCTCCAGATGACTTGATGGGAGGCACAGGGGTCCGCTTGGGACTAATAATACCAAGATGAATCTCATCCCAGTATTGGACTTACTCCTTTCGATGCCGTATGTGAAATGTCATGGGCAAAAGCTCCAACTAATAGGGACATGTAGTCCTCGTCACCAATCAACTTGCGAAGCCCGAATGGAACATGAAGAACATCTCATTTCTACCTACTCATGACGCCTGACCGGGCTGCACTTTTTACTCTAACCAAaaacgagagagagaaggggagaagccgagggaagaaaaacaaaGACAAGacttctcccctccctcttccctaATCGTTCCCCATTTCAACACTGACAGCCGCTCCAACTAAGCCAGCCGTCAGTTGCTCCCCTTCCCAACAAACCGTGTCTTTGCTTTTGGTTTCGGAGTCATCACGGCACCTCCTTGGCTCTCATTACACCCACGGGCCTAGGCCCCCAGGCAGCCGGGGCAACCAACACTGCTGTTTCGATATATAGCACCAAAATCGGCCTATCAACCCCTTTATGCCGCCGAGCCGATCTTGTTGAGGCCCTTGAGAGAACCCAGGCTCAAGGCCAGGCCCTGCGATCTGCTTCTTATTCTGACGAAGCCGGTGATGGgtccgtcctcgccctccttctcgatgCTCAAGTTGGCCAGAGCGTCCTCGCCTACGGTTGTTAGCATACATGATCTAGATGTTCAGTGATCCAAAGGACTTACCGAAAACGCTGCGAGCGTACAGGTTGGCGCTCAGGAACTGGCAGTCGCCCTTCATGCTGGCCTCCGGGGTCAGGCAGTTCATGTTGGTCGCTGCCATCAGCTGTTCGAGGAAATCGCGGAGAGACTTGGCCTTGGAGTTGATGTTGACCTTGTTCTCCCACTCAAACTCGGTCCACATCGTGCGGAACTGCGTCTCGGTACACGTTGCGGGCTGAATGTAGTCCATAATGTCAACGTGGAGATCGTTGAGGATGACAACATTAGTGTCCGTAGAGTGGGCGCCGTCGTAGACGACGTTGCCGAAGATGACGCCGGTATCCGTGGACGAGACCTTGATAGTGCACTGGACGTTGTGGAAGTCATGGGGACCCAGGTTCTGTGTTGTCGGGCGCTCGACAACCTTGAGATCACCAAGAGTAGCAAACTCGACTGACAGGTTCTGCAGCGTCTCCATGGTCTGGTTGACCAGCAGCACGTCCAAGACGATGTCGAACTGGTGCACCTTGACGTAGGCCTCGGCGTAGACGGGGTCGGAGAAGCCGGTCAGCTGGACAACGCGGCTGAGCTTGGATGACAGATCCTCTGCGGTGGCCTCTCCGCCGGTTGCCCTCTCCAGGTCGACTTCAATCTCATCCAGTCCATCGTTGGCGTTCTTCTTGGACAGCTGGCGGATCTGAacaacgtcgtcgacctggaTGGCtgtcttggccttctcgacagcctccttggcagcctttttcttctcctcggcctggacCATCGCCCTGAACGCCTTCCGGGTATCATCGAGGTAAACAGTCTCGAGTTCCTTGTTCTGGGTGAACTCAGACAATGACCGCACGCAAGACATGATGCGGTCCACAGAGTCTTCGTCGATAGGGGCCTTGACGAATTGCGACTGTCCGACACGGATGATGGAAATCATGATGAGCATGGCCTCGCCCCGAAGTGCATTGGTACGAGCGGACTCGGCAGAGATCTCAGCGTGGCGCATGAccagcttcactagggtgGCGGAGAGAACGGTTGCGAGGTAGTagtcgccgtcgaggatgagCTGGCGCAGAGGAGGCTTCTGGGCAGCCTTGACGGCTTCCAACttggcagcaacagcagACTGGCTAGTGAGCGCCGTCTCGGTAGCGTAAGTACCATCGGCAAGGACCTTTCGGGAGCCGGTGGGTGCCGCGGGCTTGGAGTGGCCGTTGACCTGCTCCTTGttttcctcgtcgccgtcaccgtcaagAAGTCGTTGTTCCGAAGCGAGAATCGGGATTTCGCCAAGGCTGGCACGAATGCTCCTCCACGCATCCCTGATGTCGCGCTCCTCCAGGGAATATTCTCCTATAATCCACATGATTCCCCTATACACCTTTCCAGCGCGCACCTCGCTCAGGGTAGCAACCAGCCTCTGGACGATGGGCTTGCGCAGGTTGGGGAacttctcgacgacctccttCACAAAGTTGATGACATCGACGGCAGAGGTGTTGTTGAAGTCGGCGATGAAGTCCATTagcaggtcgacgacgctAGCAGCAACCTCGGAGAACTTGATGGCGCATTGATGGATGGTGTGGATGAGGAGTTGACGGTACTCGGTGTTCTTCTCGTACTCCTGGTCGACGGTCTTGGACAGCTCCTTCTTGAGCAAGAGGacaacctcctcgacgtTCTTGCTCGACACCATCTCGAGAGCAATGTCCAGGGCCTTGCGTCGAACATCAATGTCGGGGCTGGAGAGGACGCGGAGAATCTCCATAACCAAGTCGTCCAGGATACCCTCGTTCTTTTTCCGCAGCTGGTCGACCCGGTCCAGCACGATGAGCTTAACGTTGTTGTCCGCCTCCTTAATGCTGAGCTCGATGAActtggcggccgcggccttgACAGCGACAGGGTTGTTGGTGAGGGCGGTTAATGAAGAAGCGGCTTCGTACACGACGGTCGAGGCGTTTGCTTCGAGGAGGTCGAAAATGAGTCTGAGATACCGCGCCTGCTTCGGGTTAGGTATGTGCCCCTAGCCCCCAGTTCTTCTAGGATTCCTACCTTGTTCTGCGAGTTTTGGACGGCATCCTTGCGAATGaactcgagctcgacgagctgcagGAGTTCCTCTGCGTTCGGAATACCCTCGAATACGGTGCTCAGGTAGAGCAGGGCCTTTTCGTGGTCGATGGACGCCAGCGCGGCGAAGGCGTTGCGCTTGCATGTTGCGTCGTTCTCGGCTTCGAGGAAGGTGGCGATGAGGTCGGAGGCATCAGGGATCAGGGAGGCGGAGTGTGTGTAGATGGATgagacggcgaagacggcgttcTTGCGGACGTAGGCGTGGCGGTGCTCGAGGCATTGTCTCGCGGACGAAAGCAGAGGCTCAATGAGCTCGGGTTCCCTAAGCTTGCACAGGAAACGGAGCGTGTTTCCTCGGATGTACTCGTTAGGGTGCTGCAGGTCGTTTCTGATACCGTTGCTGAGGCCAAAGTGTTAGCAAGGGGGGGTAATTGCAGCTCTAAGGGACGATAGGCCAAGCTACGAACCAGACCAAGATCATCTCCTGCTTGAGCTTGCCATTGGAGTCAAGCTTAGGGCAGATCTCGTAGTAAAAGTACAGGAGCTTCTTCAGAGCCTTGTGCTTCGAGGGCATAACGAATCGGATGATGTGCATGAGCAGGTTAGGCATCGGGTCGCCGTTGAGCATGATGGTGAGAATGCGCTTCATGGTCTCGACCTTGCTCTCATCGGTGCCCTTCTCGAGCTGCGTGCGCAGGTCGGACAGGGAAGGGATGTCGGCAGCATTGTCCTGGTGCACCAAGCTGTACGCATTTTCCAGAAAGGAGGCCATCGTGGGCAGTTGCTGTGGTGTTTGCTGGCGAAGTGCCGGCGCGGTGAGGTTGAGGACAGTGTTCAAGGGGGAAGTCGGGGGGTGTAGTGTTCGAGTGGGATGTATCGAACCTGGGCGGTGGGGATTGGACGGCCTAGGCGGACGGGGCGGAATACGTGTTAGCTAAGGGAAGCTCACGCTGTGTGAAGGTACATACACGCTTGCTTGGTGGGTTCAAGGGGGGGAAACCTTtatgggggggggatgacgAACTTTCAAACCATCCGTTTAGATTGTCCTATTACCACGCAAGACCCAGATGGAAATGTGTCGCCCAGTTGTGCTGTTTGGGGAGCAAATCGATCCGATATACGGCTTCGCGGCTGGCCTCTCTATCTGGCCCATTCGTGAATATCTGTCCCTGGGCGCCGAACAGGTGTCACTAAGCGAAAGCCCACGTGATTTTGGTGGGACCCTGAACCACGGAACGGATTAAAGATGCCGCACAATCCCTGGGTTGAGTCTCTCATGATGAAGCTCCCCAATTGGTCGGAGCTTGGACCACCTCGATCCAGGACCCCTGCCAGGCCGCCGTCACTGGCACTCGGCCGGTAGtacggggggggggggggggggtccatCCCGCTTTTCTCGCATTCTCACTCCAGCCTTGCAGCTCGAAGACACCAGCCGCGACAAGACACCACCGACATTGTTATTGTCAACCCCAGCCGCAACGATGACGGCCCCTACTGATCAGTTCTACCTCCGATACTAGTATGTATCACTTGTTACCGACCGCTAGAGAGACTTGGCTAACCGGGAAATAGCTCTGGCCATTCTGGACGGTTCGGACACGAGTTCCTGGGTAACAGCGACCCCACCATCACTTGACCGATCCCTCGACCTTGCGTTCTGACGATGGTCCTCAGAATTCGACTTCCGCGTTCTCGGCGATGGAAGAAGCGCAGTTGCGCGTTACGCGAACAACTCCAATTACCGAAACGACAGCCTGATTCGCAAAGAGAGTACGACGCCGATGACAAACTTCGAAGTAGCAATGCATATGACTAACTAGGGAAACTTAGTGTGCGTCAGCGCTCTTATCATTGACGAGATCAAGCGCATCATCAAGACAAGCGAGATCATGAAGTACGGCTTCCGCGACGGACTGCACCCCGACATCGCTGACACACTGTGAAGGGAAGACGACTCCAAGTGGCCACAAAAGAACAAAGACGGACGTCAAGAACTCGAGATTCGGCTGGGCAACGACCACATTTCTTTCGAGGTGGGTGACGACGGCTTCGTTGGTATCTCAAGAACTGGGCTGACATGTCTCGTACAGACCGCTAAGATTGGTTCACTGGTCGACGTGACCGAGTCGGCCGACCCCGAAGGACTGCGAGTGTTCTACTATCTAGTGCAGGATCTGAAGGCTCTGGTGTTCAGTCTGATTGCCCTGCACTTCAAGATCAAGCCCATCTAAACGGGACGatgttgatggcggcgacaacGAGGAAATTGGAGATACCCGGGACAACTGGCCAGCGGTTCCCACGTGAGGGGGCTACGAGACGACCATGACGAAAGACCGCATGAGACCTGCGGAGCAACAATTTTCCTCTCTTTCTAGAAGATGAGAAAAACACGCATGTTGGACGCATGGAGGTGAGGGTTCTTGGACCCTTCCAGCTCAGACGATGAGCTGGCGAACGGACGGACGGGCAGGCGGACAATTCAGGAGTCCTGCCCGTCGTCCCATATTTTGAGGTAGACTTGACGAGACTGCATGACCTGCGGTCATGTGTCCCCTGGAAAAAAAATTTACGAGCTATGTTTTTCGCCTTTGTTTTCTTACTGTTATAAATGCAAGGACGCACGAGCCCCTTCCACACTCGACTTGAGATCCAAAGAGTTGCGGCGCGGAATGACGACGGAACGCAGGAGGCGCGTAGTTGCGTTTGACCTCTTTATTTCGAAttttgatttttttttctATCGTAGGTGACATGCGGCCCGCTGTCAGAAAATAGACGCAGGTACTCGGTCAGATCGCCCTTCTGAATTGGGATGTCTGTCGCACTTGGTTTGAGGAACTGAGGTGTTGCAGTTCGCATGCCAGGCGAACGGCGGCAAATCCGGGTTAGACCCGGGAACGGGTGCCGTTCGAGACTAGGCAAGTCGTGTTCCTCTGTGCGACTTACAAGCACCTTCGGCTGGGACGAACGGCGGCTGTTGCGGGCTGCTTGTTGCACTACCTAGATAGCCGACAAGGCTTGCAGGGGGAAAGGTCGTTGATGGCGTGGCGGGTTGCGCTGGTGCCCGGCGTTGGGATCGCGCCAGAAGAAGGCATGGAAGAACAGGGCAGACGTTGGCGGCGCGtttggcggcgatgccgatCCCAAAGTGCCTCTCATGCGAAggggtgtgtgggtgggtggctGCGATGACTCTCAAAGTTTGATACTCGCGAAACTTTTTTAAGCATTCTTTTCGGGTGATGCCGAGCAGAGCTTCCAACTGGAACAGGGGCGAATAGTGTACTTCGTTTGGTAGatgcatccatccatcataCGGCGGCACCTTGATGCTCAGAGACACTTGACAACAGCAGAACAGCAGACCAGCAGCACAAAGAATGCGAGGATAGGGGGTTCACAGATGATGGCAAGGAACTAGCTAGCTGTTGGAGTCGGACTCAGACGGAGGGGTATTTGGCGAGTAAGGGATGAATGTGCCAACTTGCACAGCCCTCTTCACATGAGGCTGAGACCTGACTTGGAGTTGCCTGCCCATCTGACTAGAGCTGTGGACGAGAGATCAAGATGGGACTTCAAAAGCCAGGTGGGAGGCTGAACAGCAGACTCTGACTAACCCCAGGGCAATTTAAGGCTGGGGTTACAGCTCCACGAGCATGTGCTAATTCGTTAGTGTAGGCGCGAAATGAGATCATGAGAGAGGTGCTTGGACAGTGTCTGAGGGCCTGATGCAGGAAAATGGAAAAGAGAGTCGCTGCAGGAGCACAGAGTTTGGCCCCAGTCTGTGCTCGCAGCGAGATGCATTCAGCGCcctgccgaagccgccgtccCGTCGCGAaggctggacgaggagggaaACGGGCGCTGAGAAGAACCCGCAAGCCCGACGAAGGACAAAGCCTTGACCTCCGAGAAAAACAGAACCGCATGCTGATGCAGAAACGGGAGAGGGGAGCAACAGGGCACGCGAGGTTTCTCAGTGCATGCAGACCGCCGAGGTTTCGTCTCAGTGGGTTCGTTTTCGGTGCGAGTGgatgagtgagtgggtgagtgagttgGTGAGTGAGTTGGTGAGTGAGTTGGTGAGTGAGGGAGTGAGTGGCATAGACAGAGAAGCGCTAGGCAGGGCGTCAGTTGCGACTTttgtgcgtgtgcgtgtgcgtgaGTTGGTGAGTTGGCGGGGCTGGCGACGGTTCGCTGCTGCCAGTTGCCATGTCGGCCAGCGGCCGGCGGTCCCATTGAGTGATGTGTCCCAGGGTCCCTGCGACGCTTGCGGCCCAGCAGGCTGTTCCTCCAAGCCTTCAAGCCACACTATCTGCAGACGGTGGGCATAATGCCATCAGCTAGACGAGCTAGACCAGTTGGCCCAGGTAGCGCACCACATTCAGCCAGCGCGTGGCAGGGTCGAGCCGCCTGaagcgacagcgacagcggtAGCAGACGGGATGGAGTGGCAGAAGGAAGAgtgacagacagacagacaagaggggagagaaaaagaggcgCAAACCACATTCtgcggcgggcgaggcgtGACAGCGGAGAAATGACACATGTCGGGCCCCCTTCCAACGTGGCTAGCGGTAAACGATGCGTGGCCCTCTCTGTGGCTTGCTGTCGCCATTTCCTTTTGCTCctatttttttcttcccttcctttTGCTCCCTGCACTGAAAGTCCagttgatgatggtggtgatgttcATGGTGGTGAGTGATGGTGGAGAGAAGGTTGTGGGCAGACAGAAGGCGGGGGACGCAGGCGTCATCGGCTGCAATGCATTGACTGCACCTGCCTCCCCGTCTTCCGCCCGCCTCTGCCTTGGCCCTTGACCCTTACCCACTCTCTCGCGCattctcactcactcattgACCCCCATTTCATGTAGGTACGCTTACTCTCATCTGCATTCTTTCcaggaaggaaaaaaagagaggaTTGGTGTAAGTCGCCGTAGTAGATTGATTGCCTTTGCTTACAACGGGGGTTCAAGCTACTCAGTCTCATGTCATGATACACACCAACTTGTAATGATGCCCCAGTTGAAGAAAACAGACAGAGGGAAGCCAAACCCCTCATCATCAATGCCGTTCTGTGTCCAATCGACGCAGCTGAGGAGGCCCTTcccgtcccatcccatccctcgtcgtcgtcgtccctcCTTCCCGGTCACCCCCATTTCTCTCATTCCCATTACACCCCCATCCCGGCACCCTTTCTAACGATAAACTGTACGTACTGTCTGTAGGTACAGATACTGTCCAGTCCCTCCAGTCCTCCGTGTTCCCGTCTGTCTGTATGCGTCTGAGTGTATCTGTCTCCCTTCCCCCAATCCGAAAATCACCCCCCCTCCGCTGTCATTCCAACCGgtgccgttgctgctgctgctactgctgctgctgctgctgcgtgCAACCACTTTCATTTCTTCCACTTCCAGTCTGCCTCGACCGATTTCGCTTCTGTCACATCAgtcatccatccacccatcTGTTGcacttgctgctgctgttgtcgtcCTGCACTCGATATTATTCCCTCAAAGTCAAAAGACTTTGTCATCTGCGACGAGCTTTACGCATCATTGACTTGCTTTGACCTTTGCGGATGACAACTCCCATCAACCAACGTCGGCATCTTCTCTCTACGACCTGTCCTCGCGAACTCAGTATCCTGCGGGTTTCTGGGGTAGCATTCGTCTCGACCAATACCCTTCTCGAGCCTCCCCCCCGACCGCTATCTCTCGCTTGTCGGGCCTGTGATTTTGTAGTCCCTTGTGTCACCGACTGCTCCAACTAGCAACTGGCCTGGAT includes these proteins:
- a CDS encoding Ubiquitin domain-containing protein — protein: MGCCASRLDADGPYPDPTNTDSARATNSAVAATSGSRDASAAETTQTSSGRRRARHSHMPLDKHINKPMRRHVWASKGRAWTRAALDRERADFFDTRVTGRPEVWQSLRAALEVLWDPVAQGAAADGTDGLATAQGILDAAEITLPTGDLAQGAYDQLGNYYPLSEWLVADPTNLVEDDVTVADEALSTADLKDDLAGGDETTEDLDEDDNLRRREEKGKAVVDARDQLSVLARLSETARDVTVSFLKSDTVRVVARKIQEESGLATAKKVRIAYMGRILKENLSLVEQGWQEGHVVNALVFDR
- a CDS encoding Mago nashi: MTAPTDQFYLRYYSGHSGRFGHEFLEFDFRVLGDGRSAVARYANNSNYRNDSLIRKEMCVSALIIDEIKRIIKTSEIMKEDDSKWPQKNKDGRQELEIRLGNDHISFEVGDDGFVGISRTGLTCLVQTAKIGSLVDVTESADPEGLRVFYYLVQDLKALVFSLIALHFKIKPI
- a CDS encoding Coatomer subunit beta — protein: MASFLENAYSLVHQDNAADIPSLSDLRTQLEKGTDESKVETMKRILTIMLNGDPMPNLLMHIIRFVMPSKHKALKKLLYFYYEICPKLDSNGKLKQEMILVCNGIRNDLQHPNEYIRGNTLRFLCKLREPELIEPLLSSARQCLEHRHAYVRKNAVFAVSSIYTHSASLIPDASDLIATFLEAENDATCKRNAFAALASIDHEKALLYLSTVFEGIPNAEELLQLVELEFIRKDAVQNSQNKARYLRLIFDLLEANASTVVYEAASSLTALTNNPVAVKAAAAKFIELSIKEADNNVKLIVLDRVDQLRKKNEGILDDLVMEILRVLSSPDIDVRRKALDIALEMVSSKNVEEVVLLLKKELSKTVDQEYEKNTEYRQLLIHTIHQCAIKFSEVAASVVDLLMDFIADFNNTSAVDVINFVKEVVEKFPNLRKPIVQRLVATLSEVRAGKVYRGIMWIIGEYSLEERDIRDAWRSIRASLGEIPILASEQRLLDGDGDEENKEQVNGHSKPAAPTGSRKVLADGTYATETALTSQSAVAAKLEAVKAAQKPPLRQLILDGDYYLATVLSATLVKLVMRHAEISAESARTNALRGEAMLIMISIIRVGQSQFVKAPIDEDSVDRIMSCVRSLSEFTQNKELETVYLDDTRKAFRAMVQAEEKKKAAKEAVEKAKTAIQVDDVVQIRQLSKKNANDGLDEIEVDLERATGGEATAEDLSSKLSRVVQLTGFSDPVYAEAYVKVHQFDIVLDVLLVNQTMETLQNLSVEFATLGDLKVVERPTTQNLGPHDFHNVQCTIKVSSTDTGVIFGNVVYDGAHSTDTNVVILNDLHVDIMDYIQPATCTETQFRTMWTEFEWENKVNINSKAKSLRDFLEQLMAATNMNCLTPEASMKGDCQFLSANLYARSVFGEDALANLSIEKEGEDGPITGFVRIRSRSQGLALSLGSLKGLNKIGSAA